TGCGACCTGGTGCAGTCGGTACGCGTGCTCGTGAACCTGCTCGAGAACGCGCTCAAGTACTCGCCGGCCCATTCGCCCGTGGAGCTTGGCGTGGAGCGGCGCGGCGACCGGCTGGCGTTCACCGTGTCCGACCGTGGACCGGGCATTCCCGACGCGGAGCGGGAGCGTGTGTTCACGCCCTTCTACCGCCCCCCCAACACCGCGCCCGACGTGGGCGGCGCCGGCCTCGGGCTGGCGATCGCGCGGCGCATCGCCGAGGCCCAGGGCGGTCACGTGCGGTGGGAGCCCCGCCCCGGCGGCGGCAGCGCGTTCGTCTTCGACATCCCCGCCGCCGACCTGCCGGCGCTCGATCGGCCCGCGTAGCGCCGGCCGTCCATCCGGGGTCGCGACGATCGACGCGAATCAGGGATTCCCGTACCTCCGACCGGCCGCCGCGCTGACACCACCACCCGCGCCAATCGCGGTTCCTTTCCGTTAACGCGGTTTTCACGCCGGCGCGACTAGCGTTCCCCCGCGTGACACAGCGGACCGCGCAGGGGAACGCGATCCGGCGACGACGCGGTGAAGGCCGCTGCTCGTCGAACACCTCCCGGCGCGGCACTCGCGCAAGGTTCGAGCGATGTACGACGTCATCTACGTGGGCGGGGCGATCGGCTTCTTCGCCGTCATGCTCGTCTACGTTCGCCTCTGTCAGGCGCTCGCGCACCGGCCAGAGAACGGAGATCGCCCCACATGACCAGCGACAACGTGGTCGGCGCGATCGTCGCCGGCCTGCTCCTCATCTACCTGCTCTACACGCTGTTGCGGCCGGAGAAGTTCTGACATGACAGCCAACGGCTGGCTTCAGATCGCGTTCTACGCGGCGGCGCTGCTGCTGGTCACCAAGCCGGTCGGGATCTATCTGGTCAAGGT
The sequence above is drawn from the Gemmatimonadaceae bacterium genome and encodes:
- the kdpF gene encoding K(+)-transporting ATPase subunit F; translation: MTSDNVVGAIVAGLLLIYLLYTLLRPEKF